One Sediminicola sp. YIK13 DNA segment encodes these proteins:
- a CDS encoding flotillin family protein, with product MLSLPLQMGGSATLLAIGFAVLFFFIVIISFIRRYKRCPSDRILVVYGKVGTGNSARCIHGGAAFIWPVIQDYEFLDLTPISIEVNLVNALSKQNIRVNVPSRFTIGISTEPGIMQNAAERLLGQGMQEVQDLAKEIIFGQLRLVVASMDIEEINSDRDKFLTNISQSVESELKKVGLKLINVNITDIVDESGYIEALGKEAAAHAINAARKSVAEKNRDGSIGEANAVQDERTQVAAANAQAVEGENLAKINVANSDSLRRQREAEAERTAIASEKVQSAKALEESYAAEKDAELARADRERSSQMADIIVPAEIDKKKVEIDAEAEAERIRRRAKGEADAILFKAQAEAQGLLEILTKQAQGLDEIVKASGNNPKDAVLLLIADKLPELVKIQAEAIKNIKIDKVTVWDSGAKTADGKGSTANFISGMYKSVPPLQEMFNMAGMQLPEYLKGKEIVAEETESTSKKSDAKEDMK from the coding sequence ATGCTATCATTACCCTTACAAATGGGCGGCAGTGCCACCTTGCTGGCCATCGGCTTTGCCGTTTTATTCTTTTTTATTGTAATTATTTCCTTTATACGCAGGTATAAAAGGTGTCCGTCTGACCGTATTTTAGTGGTCTATGGAAAAGTGGGAACAGGGAATTCTGCCAGGTGTATCCATGGTGGGGCAGCCTTTATATGGCCAGTAATTCAAGATTATGAGTTTTTGGATTTGACGCCAATTTCCATTGAGGTGAATTTGGTGAATGCTCTGAGTAAGCAAAATATTAGGGTAAACGTCCCTTCACGATTTACAATTGGTATTTCCACAGAACCAGGGATTATGCAGAACGCTGCAGAACGTCTTTTGGGCCAAGGGATGCAAGAGGTGCAGGACCTTGCCAAAGAGATTATTTTTGGGCAGTTGCGTTTGGTAGTGGCTTCTATGGATATTGAAGAAATCAATTCGGATAGGGACAAATTCCTGACCAATATTTCACAAAGTGTGGAATCGGAATTAAAGAAAGTAGGTCTAAAACTGATCAACGTAAACATCACTGACATTGTTGATGAATCTGGTTATATTGAAGCCCTTGGTAAGGAAGCGGCAGCCCATGCCATCAATGCGGCACGTAAGTCTGTTGCGGAAAAGAACAGGGATGGTTCTATTGGGGAGGCCAATGCCGTTCAGGACGAACGTACCCAGGTGGCAGCAGCCAATGCACAAGCTGTGGAGGGTGAAAACCTTGCCAAAATCAATGTCGCGAATTCGGATTCCTTACGTAGACAGCGGGAAGCTGAGGCAGAACGAACTGCAATTGCTTCTGAAAAGGTACAATCGGCTAAAGCCTTGGAGGAATCCTATGCTGCAGAAAAGGATGCGGAGTTGGCTAGGGCCGATAGGGAGCGAAGTTCCCAAATGGCAGATATCATTGTTCCTGCGGAAATTGACAAGAAAAAAGTGGAGATCGATGCCGAGGCTGAAGCGGAACGTATTCGTAGAAGGGCCAAAGGGGAGGCAGATGCCATCTTGTTCAAAGCACAGGCGGAAGCACAAGGTCTCTTGGAAATATTGACCAAGCAGGCACAGGGTCTGGACGAAATTGTAAAAGCATCTGGGAACAATCCCAAAGATGCGGTATTGCTATTGATCGCCGATAAATTGCCAGAGTTGGTGAAAATTCAGGCTGAAGCTATTAAAAACATTAAAATAGATAAGGTGACCGTTTGGGATTCAGGGGCCAAAACAGCTGATGGCAAAGGATCTACCGCTAATTTTATATCGGGGATGTACAAATCCGTGCCCCCTTTACAGGAAATGTTCAACATGGCAGGGATGCAATTGCCCGAATATTTAAAGGGAAAGGAGATAGTGGCGGAAGAGACCGAAAGCACCTCTAAAAAGTCCGATGCCAAAGAGGATATGAAGTAA
- the bioB gene encoding biotin synthase BioB — protein sequence MSEVKHNWTKEAILDIYNKPLMELLYEAATVHRKFHDPNTVQVSTLLSIKTGGCPEDCGYCPQAARYHTDVEGNDLMSVQQVKAQALRAKSSGSSRVCMGAAWRNVKDGPEFDNVLEMVRTINKLDMEVCCTLGMITENQAQRLAEAGLYAYNHNLDTSEDYYKDVISTRAFKDRLDTIGNVRKSNVTVCSGGIIGMGEKIEDRAGMLVALATLDPQPESVPINALVAVKGTPMEDIEPISIWEMIRMVATTRIVMPETQVRLSAGRTEMSREGQAMCFFAGANSIFAGDKLLTTPNPDVNQDMEMFKLLGLNPQKPFTKVAQPKTVEAQDSQFQTLGEKPKWSRPGHTIDRNESAKQKAKLSE from the coding sequence ATGAGCGAAGTAAAGCACAACTGGACCAAAGAGGCAATTCTTGACATTTACAATAAACCATTAATGGAATTGCTGTACGAGGCGGCAACAGTGCATCGTAAATTCCACGATCCAAATACGGTACAGGTTTCTACCTTGTTGTCCATAAAGACTGGGGGCTGTCCAGAAGATTGTGGGTACTGCCCGCAAGCGGCGCGTTACCACACTGATGTTGAGGGCAATGACCTTATGTCGGTTCAGCAGGTAAAGGCTCAGGCCTTGCGTGCTAAATCATCGGGTAGTTCAAGAGTTTGTATGGGTGCTGCCTGGCGTAATGTAAAGGACGGACCAGAGTTTGACAATGTTTTGGAGATGGTACGTACCATCAATAAACTGGATATGGAGGTTTGTTGTACGTTGGGGATGATTACGGAAAACCAAGCACAGCGTTTGGCAGAAGCGGGTTTATACGCATACAACCATAATTTGGATACGTCCGAGGATTATTATAAGGATGTGATCTCCACTAGGGCCTTTAAGGACCGATTGGACACCATAGGAAATGTTAGAAAAAGCAATGTGACCGTTTGTAGCGGGGGAATCATTGGAATGGGAGAAAAAATTGAGGACAGGGCAGGAATGCTGGTTGCTTTGGCCACATTGGATCCACAGCCAGAATCTGTACCGATCAATGCTTTGGTAGCCGTAAAAGGCACCCCCATGGAAGATATTGAGCCTATTTCCATTTGGGAGATGATCCGTATGGTGGCTACTACCCGTATTGTAATGCCGGAAACTCAGGTAAGGCTATCTGCAGGACGTACGGAAATGAGTAGGGAAGGACAGGCGATGTGTTTCTTTGCTGGGGCAAATTCTATTTTTGCCGGGGATAAATTATTGACAACCCCTAACCCTGATGTCAATCAGGATATGGAAATGTTCAAGCTCTTGGGGCTAAACCCACAAAAGCCATTTACAAAGGTAGCACAGCCAAAAACGGTGGAGGCCCAGGATTCACAATTCCAGACATTGGGTGAAAAACCAAAATGGAGCAGACCGGGACACACCATAGATCGTAACGAAAGCGCCAAGCAAAAGGCCAAACTTTCGGAATAG
- a CDS encoding cupin-like domain-containing protein translates to MNLQDIPRVKTITKEDFIEKYFKPQKPVVIERFIEGWPAYSKWNLEYMKQVAGHKTVPLYDDRPVHHKDGFNEPHAKMQMADYIDLLKAEPTKYRIFLWNVLKEVPELQDDFTFPDFGLRLMKGLPMLFFGGENSSTFMHYDIDLANIFHFHFEGKKEIILFPQTENRYLYKVPHALITHESIDFSNPDLNQWPALKNAKGYKTQLQHGEVLYMPEGYWHYMRYITPGFSMSLRAIARKPRNLGTAFYNVLVMRYYDQFMRKLKGQDWIDWKNEQAIKRTNKLVG, encoded by the coding sequence TTGAATTTACAGGACATACCCCGGGTAAAGACCATTACCAAGGAAGATTTTATAGAAAAGTACTTTAAGCCTCAAAAGCCGGTCGTTATCGAGCGGTTTATTGAGGGCTGGCCTGCTTATTCCAAATGGAACCTGGAATATATGAAGCAGGTGGCCGGGCATAAAACGGTGCCCTTGTACGATGATAGACCTGTGCACCATAAGGACGGGTTCAACGAGCCCCACGCCAAAATGCAAATGGCGGACTATATAGACCTTCTGAAGGCTGAGCCCACCAAGTATCGCATCTTTTTATGGAACGTTCTAAAGGAAGTGCCGGAGTTGCAGGATGATTTTACCTTCCCAGACTTTGGACTGCGATTGATGAAAGGTCTGCCGATGCTTTTTTTTGGCGGGGAGAACTCTTCAACCTTTATGCATTACGACATAGATCTGGCCAATATTTTTCATTTTCATTTTGAGGGAAAGAAAGAAATAATCCTTTTTCCACAAACCGAGAACAGATATTTATATAAGGTCCCACATGCATTGATCACCCATGAGAGTATAGATTTTTCCAATCCGGATCTTAACCAATGGCCCGCACTCAAAAATGCCAAGGGCTATAAGACCCAATTGCAACATGGGGAGGTGTTGTATATGCCAGAGGGATATTGGCATTATATGCGTTATATCACACCAGGATTTTCCATGAGCCTGCGGGCCATAGCACGCAAACCCAGAAATTTGGGAACAGCCTTTTACAATGTTTTGGTCATGCGCTACTATGACCAGTTTATGCGGAAGTTGAAGGGGCAGGATTGGATCGATTGGAAAAATGAACAGGCTATAAAACGCACAAACAAACTGGTGGGATAG
- a CDS encoding DUF6646 family protein: MKKVIVLLTFVLAATFANAQAFEGKGDSKFQVGANFQENGTGIVTTYDTGLGENFSIGFVATYILGVEETINAEFDDRVDVRARFNANLGSVFQLGNEVDIYPGLSLGLRNFGAHLGTRYFFTDGFGVFMEFAAPLAKYDNSDLTPAQELNNQFVFSIGAAFNL; this comes from the coding sequence ATGAAAAAAGTAATAGTTTTATTGACATTTGTTTTAGCTGCTACCTTTGCGAATGCCCAGGCTTTTGAAGGCAAGGGGGATTCCAAATTCCAAGTAGGAGCCAATTTCCAGGAAAACGGAACAGGAATCGTAACCACCTATGATACTGGTCTTGGAGAGAATTTTTCTATTGGTTTTGTCGCTACCTATATTTTGGGCGTAGAAGAAACAATCAACGCTGAATTTGACGACAGGGTAGACGTAAGGGCAAGATTTAACGCCAATTTGGGAAGTGTTTTCCAATTGGGGAACGAAGTTGATATCTATCCAGGGTTGAGCTTGGGACTTCGTAATTTTGGAGCTCACTTGGGTACCAGATACTTCTTTACCGACGGTTTTGGGGTGTTTATGGAATTTGCAGCGCCTTTGGCAAAGTATGATAATAGCGACTTGACTCCAGCGCAAGAATTGAACAACCAGTTTGTGTTCAGTATTGGAGCTGCCTTTAATCTATAG
- a CDS encoding regulatory protein RecX, whose product MQNNGYTNFSRPTYTLEEATRKLEGYCAYQERCHKEVVQKLRDMRMIPDAIDQIVVHLIDHNFLNEERFSMSYARGKFNIKKWGRNRITQELKQRDISQYNIKKAVAQLNTPAYMETLDTLARKRLDGIKETNIQKRRKKLADYLLYRGWESHLVYEKITELIK is encoded by the coding sequence ATGCAAAATAACGGTTATACGAATTTCTCGCGTCCAACTTACACCTTGGAAGAAGCTACCAGAAAACTGGAGGGCTATTGCGCCTATCAAGAGCGCTGCCATAAGGAGGTTGTGCAAAAATTACGCGATATGCGCATGATCCCTGATGCGATCGATCAGATCGTGGTACATCTTATAGATCACAACTTTTTAAACGAGGAGCGCTTCTCTATGAGTTATGCAAGGGGTAAGTTCAATATTAAAAAATGGGGCCGTAACCGAATTACCCAGGAACTGAAACAACGGGATATCTCCCAGTACAACATCAAAAAAGCAGTGGCCCAATTGAACACCCCCGCTTATATGGAAACCTTGGATACCCTCGCCAGAAAAAGATTGGACGGCATCAAAGAGACCAACATCCAGAAAAGAAGAAAAAAACTCGCCGATTACCTGCTCTACCGCGGGTGGGAAAGTCATTTGGTGTATGAAAAGATCACCGAACTCATCAAATAA
- a CDS encoding DUF4494 domain-containing protein has product MSVTWYECKVKYRKIQETGEQKVTTESYLLDAISYTEAEARINQEMAAYTSEEFLITNIKVANLSEVHPVENSDRWFKSKVALVAFDENSGKERKTNIYMLVQGNDVKEAYDNTIEAMKGTTGDYTVPAITESPIMDVFPYFTGEEEQLEQFRVIEKAANADEEVLEESAIE; this is encoded by the coding sequence ATGAGCGTAACCTGGTATGAGTGCAAAGTAAAATACAGAAAAATACAAGAGACTGGAGAACAAAAAGTTACTACGGAATCTTATTTGTTGGATGCGATTTCCTACACGGAGGCAGAGGCTAGAATCAACCAAGAAATGGCTGCTTATACCAGTGAGGAGTTTTTGATTACCAATATAAAGGTGGCCAATTTATCCGAGGTACATCCGGTGGAAAATTCCGACCGTTGGTTTAAGTCTAAAGTGGCATTGGTCGCCTTTGACGAAAACAGTGGGAAGGAACGCAAGACCAATATCTATATGTTGGTACAGGGCAATGATGTAAAAGAGGCCTACGACAACACCATAGAAGCCATGAAGGGTACTACTGGCGACTACACTGTCCCTGCAATTACCGAATCTCCTATTATGGACGTGTTCCCCTACTTTACGGGGGAAGAAGAGCAGTTGGAGCAATTTAGGGTCATAGAAAAAGCGGCCAATGCTGATGAAGAAGTTTTAGAAGAAAGTGCAATTGAATAG
- a CDS encoding bleomycin resistance protein: protein MLTDINPKLPMRNKNITREYYLNKLGFSEFGSTDYEDYLMLQKDRIQIHFFAFKELDPKENYGQVYIRTDNIDQFYQSLVAKKTSIHPNGPLEIKPWGQKEFSVLDPDNNLLTFGQSLLNK, encoded by the coding sequence ATGCTGACCGATATCAACCCGAAATTACCAATGCGCAATAAAAATATTACGCGAGAATACTACCTAAATAAACTGGGATTTAGCGAATTCGGCAGTACAGATTATGAGGATTATTTAATGTTGCAGAAGGACAGGATTCAAATTCATTTCTTTGCATTCAAGGAGCTCGACCCAAAAGAAAACTATGGTCAAGTCTATATCAGAACAGATAATATTGATCAATTTTACCAGTCCTTGGTAGCTAAAAAAACAAGCATACATCCAAATGGACCGTTAGAAATAAAACCTTGGGGTCAAAAAGAATTTTCTGTGTTAGACCCGGACAACAATCTATTAACGTTCGGACAAAGCCTTTTAAACAAATAG